A single genomic interval of Phocoenobacter uteri harbors:
- a CDS encoding endonuclease/exonuclease/phosphatase family protein: MKTVKTLLVASLPLISLGVNALTPQFKDVKTGDTVRVATFNVSFDRNSPETLENELLLNRAEQDMLLKRLAQNDPALTKEEKATAQHVQQIRNVAEIVQRVRPDIFVLNEFDYNTRPEAGNIALKNFVNNYLAVAQKEKLKGIPFATGQVIPTNTGLQSGFDLDNDGKTGTPNDAFGFGKFTGHYAFAILSQFPIDAEKTRSFQQFKQKDLKGASNPVIDDCNNVRAKIPQNKACGDQWYSDDAWNNFRLSSKNHVDIPVKVGKTSIHMLLSHPTPPVFNNAARHNLKRNRDELNFWAEYLNNQDYLTDDQGKKGGLAPNEAFVIAGDLNADPIVGDGDKNAIIGLYSHKRVNQNVANGDLLPTSKGAVEFLASEDARRNKDRANPEQITHHGGMRLDYVLPSANLNAVASGVFWPKNGEEGSELVRAKIDGKIDTGKKVSSDHRMVWVDLKVE, encoded by the coding sequence ATGAAAACTGTCAAAACACTTTTAGTTGCCTCTTTACCGTTAATTTCACTTGGTGTGAATGCACTAACCCCACAATTTAAGGATGTCAAAACAGGTGATACCGTTCGTGTTGCAACCTTTAATGTTTCATTTGATAGAAACAGCCCTGAAACCTTAGAAAATGAGCTTCTTTTAAATCGTGCTGAGCAAGATATGTTACTTAAACGCTTAGCACAAAACGATCCAGCATTAACAAAAGAAGAAAAAGCAACGGCTCAACACGTGCAACAAATTCGTAATGTTGCCGAGATTGTACAGCGTGTGCGCCCTGATATTTTTGTATTAAATGAATTTGATTACAATACACGCCCAGAGGCAGGTAATATTGCCCTTAAAAATTTTGTGAATAACTATTTAGCCGTTGCTCAAAAAGAAAAATTAAAAGGTATTCCTTTTGCAACAGGTCAAGTTATTCCAACTAATACAGGGCTACAAAGTGGCTTTGATTTAGATAACGACGGAAAAACTGGCACGCCAAATGATGCCTTTGGTTTTGGTAAATTTACTGGGCATTACGCCTTTGCGATTTTGTCGCAATTTCCGATTGATGCAGAGAAAACTCGTTCATTCCAACAATTTAAGCAAAAAGATCTAAAAGGGGCGTCAAATCCAGTTATTGATGATTGTAATAATGTCCGTGCTAAAATTCCACAGAACAAAGCCTGTGGCGATCAATGGTACAGCGATGACGCTTGGAATAACTTTCGTTTATCATCAAAAAATCACGTAGACATTCCTGTTAAAGTCGGAAAAACCTCGATTCATATGCTATTAAGCCACCCTACTCCACCGGTGTTTAATAATGCTGCTCGCCATAACTTAAAACGCAATCGTGACGAATTAAATTTCTGGGCAGAATATTTGAATAACCAAGATTATTTAACCGATGATCAAGGTAAAAAAGGTGGTCTTGCACCAAATGAAGCCTTTGTTATTGCAGGGGATCTCAATGCCGATCCTATTGTTGGCGATGGCGATAAAAATGCAATTATTGGACTTTATTCACATAAACGTGTAAATCAAAACGTTGCCAATGGCGATCTTCTTCCAACAAGTAAAGGGGCTGTAGAATTTTTAGCAAGTGAAGATGCTCGCCGTAATAAAGATCGAGCAAACCCAGAACAAATTACTCATCACGGCGGAATGCGTTTAGACTACGTATTGCCATCAGCAAATTTGAATGCCGTAGCAAGCGGTGTTTTCTGGCCTAAAAATGGCGAAGAAGGTAGCGAGTTAGTGCGTGCGAAGATTGATGGCAAAATTGACACAGGCAAAAAAGTATCTTCCGACCATCGTATGGTATGGGTTGATTTAAAAGTTGAATAG